From one Oxyura jamaicensis isolate SHBP4307 breed ruddy duck chromosome 15, BPBGC_Ojam_1.0, whole genome shotgun sequence genomic stretch:
- the THOC5 gene encoding THO complex subunit 5 homolog, protein MSSEASKKRKPKVIRTDGAPAEGKRGKADGEQDARSYSEECEVDLRDPIKDYELYKETCRELQRLMAEIQELKSRGIKDNAAEIDERRVQSCVHFMTLKKLNRLAHIRLKKGRDQTHEAKQKVDAYHLQLQNLLYEVMHLQKEITKCLEFKSKHEEIELVSLEEFYSEAPTEISRPDITLTEPHQQTLARLDWELEQRKRLAERYKECLTIKEKILKEIEVKKEYLSSLQPRLNSIMQASLPVQEYLFMPFDQAHKQYETARHLPPPLYVLFVQASAYGQACDKKLVVAIEGSVEEAKALYKPPEDSQDDESDSDVEEEQTTKRRRPTLGVQLDDKRKEMLKRHPLSVTVDLKCKDENVLHLTFYYLMNLNVMTVKAKVTTAVEMTTAVSAGDLLSPDSLLSCLYPGDHGKKTPNPANQFQFDKVGILTLSDYVTELGHPYVWVQKLGGLHFPKEQPQHTVTADNSLSASHMELTVKLLRTRLQSRLALHKQFASLEHGVVPVSSECQHLFPTKIVSRLVKWTAIPFEDYAELPYTKDVLEAGLAEDTHLYYMALIERGTAKLQAAVVLNPGYSALPPIFSLCLNWKGERTGNNDDNIRAMESEVNVCYKELWGPKPGYQLLTNQLQRLCMVLDVYLETEPHDTSVEGPKEFPQEKMCLRLVRGPMRLKPFKFNYPQGFFSHR, encoded by the exons ATGTCCTCGGAGGCCAGCAAGAAGCGGAAGCCCAAAGTGATCCGCACCGACGGGGCCCCGGCGGAGGGCAAGCGCGGCAAGGCGGACGGCGAGCAG GATGCCCGGTCCTACAGCGAGGAGTGCGAGGTGGATCTGCGCGACCCCATCAAGGACTACGAGCTGTACAAGGAGACCTGCCGGGAGCTGCAGCGGCTCATGGCGGAGATCCAGGAGCTGAAGAGCCGGGGCATCAAGGACAAC gccGCCGAGATAGACGAGCGGCGCGTGCAGAGCTGCGTGCACTTCATGACCCTGAAGAAGCTCAACCGCCTGGCGCACATCCGCCTGAAGAAGGGCCGGGACCAGACCCACGAG GCGAAGCAGAAGGTGGACGCCTACCACCTGCAGCTCCAGAACCTGCTCTACGAGGTGATGCACCTGCAGAAAGAGATCACCAAGTGCCTGGAGTTCAA ATCGAAGCACGAAGAGATCGAGCTGGTGAGCCTGGAGGAGTTCTACAGCGAGGCCCCCACCGAAATCAGCCGGCCAGACATCACCCTGACCGAGCCCCACCAGCAGACCCTCGCCCGCCTCGactgggagctggagcagcgCAAGAG GCTGGCAGAGAGGTACAAGGAGTGCCTGACCATCAAGGAGAAGATCCTGAAGGAGATCGAGGTGAAGAAGGAGTacctgagcagcctgcagcctcgCCTCAACAGCATTATGCAG GCCTCCCTGCCCGTCCAGGAGTACCTCTTCATGCCCTTCGACCAGGCGCACAAGCAGTACGAGACAGCCCGGCACCTGCCGCCGCCCCTCTACGTTCTCTTCGTCCAAGCCAGCGCCTACGGGCAGGCCTGCG ATAAGAAGCTGGTGGTGGCTATCGAAGGCAGCGTGGAGGAAGCCAAAGCCCTGTACAAGCCGCCCGAGGACTCGCAGG ATGACGAGAGCGACTCTGACGTGGAGGAGGAGCAGACCACG AAGCGGCGCCGGCCCACGCTGGGCGTGCAGCTGGACGACAAGCGCAAGGAGATGCTCAAGCGGCACCCGCTGTCCGTCACCGTCGACCTCAAGTGTAAAG ACGAGAACGTGCTGCACCTGACCTTCTACTACCTGATGAACCTCAACGTCATGACGGTGAAGGCCAAGGTGACCACCGCCGTCGAGATGACGACCGCCGTCAGCGCCGG CGACCTGCTCTCCCCGGACTCCCTCCTGAGCTGCCTGTACCCGGGAGACCACGGGAAGAAGACCCCCAACCCCGCCAACCAGTTCCAGTTTGACAAAGTGGG caTCCTGACCTTGAGCGATTACGTGACGGAGCTGGGGCACCCCTACGTGTGGGTGCAGAAGCTGGGCGGCCTGCACTTCCCCAAGGAACAGCCTCAG CACACGGTCACCGCGGACAACTCGCTAAGCGCCAGCCACATGGAGCTGACGGTGAAGCTGCTGCGGACGAGGCTGCAGTCCCGCCTGGCTCTCCACAAGCAGTTCGCCTCTCTCG AGCACGGCGTGGTGCCAGTCTCCAGCGAGTGCCAGCATCTCTTCCCCACCAAGATCGTCTCGCGCCTGGTGAAGTGGACTGCCATCCCCTTTGAGGACTACGCG GAGCTGCCCTACACTAAAGACGTGCTGGAGGCCGGCTTGGCCGAGGACACGCACCTCTATTACATGGCCCTGATAGAAAGGGGCACAG ccaAGCTCCAGGCCGCCGTGGTCCTGAACCCCGGCTACTCGGCGCTGCCGCCCATCTTCAGCCTCTGCCTGAACTGGAAAGGGGAGCGAACCGGGAACAACGACGACAACATTCGG GCAATGGAGAGCGAGGTCAACGTGTGCTACAAGGAGCTGTGGGGGCCCAAGCCCGGCTACCAGCTCCTCACCAACCAGCTGCAGCGCCTCTGCATGGTGCTGGACGTCTACCTGGAGACGGAGCCCCACGACACCAGCGTGGAGGGGCCCAAGGAGTTTCCCCAGGAGAAGATGTGTCTGCGCCTGGTCAG GGGCCCCATGCGCTTGAAGCCCTTCAAGTTCAACTACCCTCAGGGCTTCTTCAGCCACCGCTGA